In Brassica napus cultivar Da-Ae chromosome A3, Da-Ae, whole genome shotgun sequence, the sequence ctctttttttttttctttatggttaactagggtcggcctatatatatatatatatatatatatatatatatatatatatatattaaacattagttcaattagtatatcatatatttaatatgtatttgtatTATATGAAATACATATTAGTTTGATTTTTACATGTTTTGGTAACAGCAGACTAATAAAACTATacagtcatatatatattattctcgTTTGCTTAtagttatgtatttttttgaatatttgagTGTTGATCGTAGGAAGAAATTCTTATGGGTTTTGTAACTAATTATTGACTTTTTCGTAAATATTATggatgaaatttaaaaatgattattgaTTAATATACATGTCCTTATATCAGAAGATGCGATGTACACTTTTTCACCTAGCAATATTATGGGTGTACAatctattaatattattttatatttttctacatATGTGGgaataatttttagtatattgATTATATATCTACTGAGAATTAGATGTATTGTAatactttaaaaatgttatagaaAATCCGACCTTGATTTATGGCCAACCCGATAAATTTGGTGATTCGGCATATAATCCGAtttgaattttagaaaaaaatcattatttaaaaatctggtaaaatccacaaaaaaaaatcattacaacCCGAAGCCCAACTACTGGTTAAGCCAATACATAACttttaattactatttttaatgggttttattaactaatacaatattatataaaaaattaattaatttagtaactcACAATTTTTTTGGTGTCGACTCGATAACCCAGTAACTCGGTAAGTTGTTCAGTATCCGGATCAGGTTTCAAAACAACGGTTATAAAAGATGTTGTGgagtgattttttttgttaacaataaAGATATAGTGATTCGGATGAGCAGAGAATGATTCAATTGTTGTTGTCTTAGAATTGTAGTCTTTTTACAACACGTTTATGGTCTTTGGAACTATGCTTTACggagcccatattttgaatttatttgacTGTCTATATTTTGTTGTTGGATGAGGTGTGGGTTTTATGGATTTGTGCTGATGTATAATAATTGATATTATGATatggttagagttgtgatgttTTTGATAAGGGGTGCTATATAACTGGCTTTATTGGTTTGTTATGTATGGAGTCAATTGATTGTACGTGATTGTATAACAAAATATAGATTGTAATGTGTTCATTAAGTATGAGGGTGAGATGTGTTTGACCTGGTATGGATTTATGGAACCTTCCTTTGGTATAATGTGCGCATTCTTGCCTCACTGATGAGTTGTTAGATATATTGAACTCTTTTTAGCACTTACCATTCTGAAAGTCTCTTAGTTCAGTTACCGTGACGGCCACTATGTCTAATTTTCTTTCCTCCTTAGTCGTAATCTCACTGTCGTGCCCACACCCGTACCCCATCTGCTCACTTCCTCGAATGTTACGTACTTTCCAACTGCAATGTTCTTGTTATTGTTAAAACAACAATGTGTATATCGCCGATGCTACGGCTCAGTTGTTTATGCTTTCACAGTTTATACAACTTCACTTTCAAGCGCTTTTAAATTATCTGTTTAGGTCATGTATTTGTGTGTCTTTGTTGTGCATTTATTTCAGTTTGTTCTGCCTTTATTCAAGGCTTCAAGCACATCTTACTTGTTTTTTCTCATGTTTTTAGACTGCGGCGTAGTATGTTGTTGTGCATACTGTGTGACAGTGTTTGGAAAGAGATGTTGCCTGCAGTGGTGGCCCTGTGGGCCTAAATTTTGTATCCTCACATCAACTGTGAAACATGTGCTCTCTGAttctaattataatattatatcttCTCATGCTCTGCAAACAGTTGCAGGAGAATAagatagagaagaagaagaagaaaaataaagactGTCTAAAAGACCACGAAATCAAATGCACAAAGCATGGAGACTTTTAAGGATAAGAACGTTCAGAGTCTTAGGCCAGACTCTTTACTCAGAAACTAAGGTAGAAGTAAAAACTTGCAAAATACTGATCATCCTCGAACTAAAAGTCTTTTGATGTATAATATTCTCAGTAATAACTTTGTAGTTAAGACATAGCAACCTTTGTATTAAATAAGTAACTAATCTTTTTTATTAGCTTAAAGATTAGAAAAGATAGTTTTTGATTCTGCATAGATCTTTCaagaacacacacacatataacaaaggcaaaaaagaaacagaggacAGAACAGATAATAAAACATAATACGGAGAAATTAGACTGAAGCAGCCACTTATTTACTCTGAGCATTATTACTGTGACTGAAGCAGAACCTTcataagaaaaagagagagtaaCATCTATACTAAACTTCCTCAAGACTGAAATCCAAAACTCTTTCAAAATGCCAAAAAGCTTAAAGTCTATAAGAACTGTGAAGGAGCTTAAAAGGCTCTCTTTTTTTCTCACTTCTTCTTGATCTTCGATTTTCTTGCAATATCTTTGCCAAATGTCCCTGAAGGCACaataacacacacacacacacttcaATCCCAGCGAAGAggaaacaaaatctaaaaaggGAGAAAGCGATATGTGAACCTCGAGCCACTCGTCAAGTGATGCGTACGTAGACCTTTGTTCCTACTTCCACCTTTGTTCCTTTCcatcccaaaaggcctcgtactaattagagttggacatctctttatatattaatctctttatatattagacactctttgtctaattctccaatgtgggacttagtttgttatctcaCAATCTTGGTTGATCAACAAAGCAAAGTCTTGTTTGATGACCACGAAACACAACTATTTGTGTTGACGTGTCATGTGACTTCAACATCGAACATCATAGAGACCTGCATGTTTATGTGAGACTCAAACTATTTGGGCTAATTTCTAAAGGCCCAATGGGTCGACAGTGAGTTGGGAGTTGACTTTTAATCTGAGATCAATCACTTGCGTTTCTCTCAATCTGCAGCGACTCTCTCAGACAACTTTcgatcttcttcatctcaatCTCGTCGTTTCGATCGATCAAAAGAATCGGAGATGGCATCGACGGCGGCGGTTCCGTTCTGGAGAGCGGCGGGGATGACGTATATAACGTACTCAAACATCTGCGCGAATCTGGTCAGGAACTGTCTGAAAGAACCATTCAAGGCTGAATCCATGAGCCGCGAGAAGGTTCACTTCTCCCTCTCCAAATGGGCCGatggaaagccccagaaaccaggtatcttcttcttcttcttcactccctcctttcctcagGATCCTTGACCAAATGCTCTTTCTTGTTTGATCGAGATCTAGCTTCTTGTTTCTGTGTGATTCTCTCTGTTTCAAGATGGTAAAGATTCCTACTTTAATTAGAACCCATCAAAACTATGATTGATGAAAGGGATTTTCATTCTGAAATGGCTCTTTTGAGCTCACATTTGTGTTCGATATTTTACCGCAGTTTCGTTCAGACAGTGGACTTACACGTGTGTTGATGTAACTTTTGtgtgtggttttttttttgttgacagTTTTGCGGTCAGACGCACCTCAAGTTTGAGGCTTTTGATCAAGATATGGTTTTCTGAATGGGATAAAAGGGATGCTGTAacgtctcttctctctctttggatattttgtttcctttttgttGTATTCAATGAAAGATTGATACTTTGCCAATCAATAATGCAAAAACATGGAgcttcttctgtttcttgcttAATACGAATTATTTTTTTGTGGATTTCTTGAGTTGTATGTATCTCTTGTCCATTTGAGTTATTAACTATGGCCTTTCTCTATAGCAAATGAACCCTGGGTTCAAATCTTAAGAAATGAAAAGTAGAACGCTGCTTAAAGAGTCGATTAAGTGATTTGACTTGCTCAAAATCTGAATTAAAAAAACGAAGGCCAGTGAGATTCTGAAATCGTCTCAAGTTAGAAAAATGTGAttataatttatgaaaattgaAAACTAACACACCATATAACTCGCTTTTGATATCACGTCCGTAATCAACTAGCCTAATGCAACAGTACACTGGCATCAGTACACTTCATGTTATGACTGCATCTGGCTCTGTTCCCTACATAAGGCTCTGACCAAAATGGTGTGTTTGTTCATCAACCTAAGAACAGAGAATGATCATGATGGGAAATGCTCAAGAATTACAGCCATGTGATAGACCATGAGAGCAGCATTCCACATAAATGTAATGTTATTGATGTCATAGGCCATGCAGTTAAATGAAGTTGATGAAATGCATCTGGATGTCATCATGTTATGATGTTACGTAACGTTATGTTAATTCCTAGCTAACATAGCAAATGGAGTTTCATTGGGGATGGATTAGTCAAAACGCTGAAAATGAATTCCCACAAAGTAATGCGTTAAAGCAGCAACAAGACAAACAAATGGGCAAACCGAACTCCTATagaattaatgtatatatgtaGCAAAACTAATAAGAGCTGTCACATGTTATATTTGATGAGTTCAAACTATATGCATCCGAGCAAGAAGCAATTTTGATACTTAAAATGCCAATTATGGTATGGATGCAAAATGCAGTtgttggaagatgaagaagagagttAACCACCACCCTTCAAGGAACTACAGAAACGTCAGAGCTCGTTCTTGTGCTACCATACCAGTAGTTAAACACGTTTTTCTACCTAAGAAAAATCCATCTGCTTGTTCTCACCAACTATATATAGGTTCATCAAGTTTCATATCTTCTTCTGCATCTCATCACTTCACGAGTCCCAGATTTTTCACTTGCTGCTCTTTCAAGAAGTTGCTTCATCCCTACAAGAGGTAACTTTGAGCCATTAATTTATCTCTTCTCCCATCATAATCATGCTCGAATGACTCAAAATATTTTCATCATAAGCTATATATGTTCTTATATGGTCCATTTTAATTTGCTCCCATCTTTCGTGGCCTCTACGTTGCataatcttttttgttttagtcATAGCCGTATATATCCATCCCCATGCTGAAACAAATCTCATTAAATATAACAGACTTAGAAAAAACATGCAAGTGTTGCGACATATACTTTCACAGCTTTGCATTTTCCACACGCGCACTCCCTGAGCGCGTGGATACATTTTTCttgatttaactttttttttcctttgatcAGAAGAAGACAGAGATACGGTTATAGAAGCCATGAAACG encodes:
- the LOC106439665 gene encoding ATP synthase subunit epsilon, mitochondrial, yielding MASTAAVPFWRAAGMTYITYSNICANLVRNCLKEPFKAESMSREKVHFSLSKWADGKPQKPVLRSDAPQV